CTTTTAATAGCTGGATTTGTAACTCCTGATTCAATTAGAGTGATTTCATCTTCTGTATCTGTTACAAAGAATGAAAGAGAAAATAGAGAGTTAAAGATATAATCATTGATACCTAATTCAATAGTATCAGTTATTTCAGAGTTTAAATTATTAGCTACATATATAGAAGCAACATTAACAATAGGAGGAGTTATAATTCCTGTGTCAGGATTTTTTAGCTGATTATCATGAATTTTATCTGTTAGTTGAGTAGCAAAAGGAGTAACAAATCCTCTTTCATATCTTAAGAAAATATTCCCAGTATCTCTATATTTATAAAGAGCTCCTATTTCTCCAGCATAGTTAGTTAAATTTCTATCTGTTTCTATTTCTTGTGTTTTTGCAGCTATAAAAGGCATAGAGTTAGGACCATTTTTTCTATTTCCACTATAACTTGTATATTCTCCACGTATTCCACTAGTAAAATCTAGATTATCAGTAAGTTCATATTTATTAAAAGCATAAATTCCATGTGATTCTTTAGTTAAGTTAATATTTACACTATTAATTACAGGTTTTCTATCTTTAGGATTAAGATTTATATATGAATTTCCATCACTATATGTTTTTAGAGTTTCAGATTTAACAAATGATTTTCTTTTATTAGTAGAACTATAAAAATCATATCCTAATATAAGAGTTCCATGTTCATATTCATAATTAGTTTTTAATTTTACTCCATATTTTTCCTCTGTAAATTTTGCATTCATAACAGATTTTACATTATAAAAATTATATTTTGTTTGATAAAAAGTATATTTTCGGTTACTTGCAGTAATTTTTATATCATCAATACTTTCAGTATTGATTTTTCTTGTTTGTTCTTGATAGTAAAGAGTAGAAGCCAGTGTTAAATTATCACTAACTCTATTTTCATAATCAAAAGTATAGCTACTATTTTCAGTGTCTAAATCTAAATTTAATCCAGGAGCAGTTCTATCTTCTTCTAAAATTTTCTTTGAAACTTGGTTAGTTCCATTTTGATTCTCTCTTGAGTTTCTTATTTGAAAACGGATTTTATTCCTATCATTAAATTTGTAGTCAAATCCTCCTAAGAATATAATATTTTCATTTTCCTCAGATTTACGATATCCCTCACTATTAATATAGTTAAAACCGTAGTTAAGATAGAGTTTTTCATTTATATTTTTTCCACCAGCAAATCCAAAATTTCTAGAGTCAAAAGAAGCGTATTTTAGATCCATAAAAAAGTTATCTTTAGTGACATTTGAATTAGTAACAATATTAATTACCCCTCCAACAGAACCACTTCCATATAAAGTAGCTCCCCCTCCAGGAATAACCTCAATTTTTTTAATGGTTTCTATGGGTATTGAATTTATAGGAAGGCTAGCCATAGTTTCTTCAGTAGGGTTGATACTTACCCCATCAACTAGAATTTTAACTCTACTAAGAGATTTTTCTCCACTACCTCTCATATCTACTCTTGGTCCAAAAGCAGTATTATTAACTACAACTCCAGGTGAGTCTCTAAGAACATCCTCAACATTTTTATAGTTTTTTTCCTGAATTTGTTCTTGAGTAACAACATAGGTGTTTTTAATCTCTCTTGGAGCAACAAAAAATTCCCGTTCTGAATAGTTTTTCCTGATAACAGAATCCCCTAAATCAATGTTAACATCGTCAGCTATACTTAAAGCACTGACAATGAGATAAAATAAAATAATTTTTTTCATAAAATTCCTCCTTTATATTATACGTTAAAATTAAATTTCTTAATAATTATACTTATTATAAAAATAATTGTAGAAGATAGAATTACAGCTGCCCCTGAAGGAATTGAAAGAGTAAGATAAGCAGGAAGAATTATTCCTAATATGCAGCTGAGGGTTGAGAATAAAATACTATATCCAATAAAGGCTCTCATTGAATGAGATATATTTTTAGCTGAAGCAGTTGGAATTAAAAGTAATGCTTCACCTAAAATAGAACCAACTATTTTTATAGCTCCTATTGTAGTGATACTTAGCAGAATGATAAAAAGATACTCATAAAATTTTATATTTATTTTTCTAGCTAAGGCAATACTAGGGTTTATACTGATTAATAAAAATTTATTGTAACAAGGATATAAAGTAATAAAAACTAAAACAGTTATAGTTATTAGGATATATATATCTACTTTCTCAATAGTTAGTATTGAGCCAAAAAGAATATTTTCAATTATATGTGGATTAATTGTTCCAGCTGTATAAGTTAAAAGAGAAGCCCCAATGGAAATAGAGACTGCTAAAAAAATTCCAATTAGAGTATCTGAGGCTATATCAGTTTTAGTTTTTGTATATATAATCAAAATTCCAAATAAGATAGAATAACCAAAGGTAGAGAAGTAAGGAGTCGAATAATTTTCTCCTAATATTATTCCTATAGCTATTCCTGTCATTGCAGCGTGCCCTATGGCTTCAGAATAGAAAGCCATTTTTTTGCTTACAACAAGTGTTCCAATAATTCCTAACAGTGGTCCTATAAATAAAGCTGAAATAAGAGCATTTGTGATAAAAGAATAATTAAGTATTTCCAACATAAAATCACCTACAAAAAATATTTGAGATTTCTTTTTCAAAAAAATTACTATCTAAAAGATTACAAGCTATATTTGTTTTATTTATACAAGTAACAGTATCAGCAAATTTTTTTACTTTATATAAATTATGTTCTATCCATAGTATTGTAATTCCTTGTTCTTTAAGTTCTTTTATAAGTGAAATAAAGAAATCTTCTCCATATTTATCCATACCAGTTAAAGGTTCATCTAAAATTAAAAAATTTGGTGTAGGGAGAAGAGATTGTAATAATAATACTCTTTGCCTTTCTCCACCAGATAAAGTTGTAAAAATTGAATTTCTTTTATCATATAGTTTAAATTTTTTTAAAAGATTATCAACCTGCCTTTGCTTTTTAAAATCAAAACCTAAAAAGCAGGGGGACGTTTGAGAATTAATAGATATAAATTCATTAACAGTCAAGGGGATAGAATTATTAAGATTGATATGTTGAGGGAGATATCCAATGATATTTTTATGATTATTTTGGAAGGTAATATCCCCTTGAAAGTTAAGTTCTTTTAAAATACATTTTATAAGAGAACTTTTACCCCCGCCATTAGGTCCAATTAAGCAATGAATTTCCCCTTTCTTAATCTTGAGATTAATATTTTCTAAGATAGAATTATTACCAATAGAAAGGTTTAAATTTTTAATTTCTAGTTCATATTTTTCCATTTTTTATCCTTTTATTTTTCTTTTTTTAGAGCAGAGACAATTTCATTTAAGTCTTGAGAAATCATCTCTTCAAAACTTTCAGCAGAATAAGAACCACCAGTCATATGATAAAGTTCTTTAATATCTGTTCCAGCTTCTTTTTTTAAAATTTCCATATATTTATTTTTTAATTGTTTTTCACCAAAAATAACTTTAATATTTTCAACTTTTAATTTTTTTATAATCTGTTGTAAGTGTGCTATACTAGGTTCTACTCCATGTGCTGGCTCAATAACTATATCGACTTTTTTTCCAAATTCTTTAAAAAGATAGTCATAACCTGCATAAAAAGTAACAACTTTAAAGTTAGAGATATCTATATCTTTGATTTCATTAAGAGCATCTTTTTTTAGTTTAGCTAAACGATCAGTATATTCCTTTGCATTCTTTAAGTAGAATTCTCTGTTTTTAGGATCTAATTTTCCTAATTGATCTGCAATATACTCTATTTGCTCAATAGACTCAGTTATAGAGATATAGGTATGGGAATTTACTTCCTCATTATGTGAATGTTCAAGATGATGTTCTTCTTCATGCACATCATGATTATGTTCGTGGGTACATATTCCTTCTGTATGCATTAATTTTATATTTTTGTTAGCTTCAATAATTGGGATATTTTTTCCACTCATTTTAAGCAGCTTATAGATAAAACTATCATGACCCAGTCCATTTATAACTATAGTATCAAGGGAAGATATTTTTTTCATATCTTCAACTGTAGGACTATAGTTATGTGAATTATAAATATCTAATCTAACAGGCGTGATAATCTCTGCTCTGTCTTTAACAATATTAGCTACAAAACTATAGTAAGGTTGTAGAGTAACTCCAATTTTTATTTTTTCTTCAGCAAAAGAGAAAAAAGAAAGTATAGTAAAAAGTAAAATTGTAATTTTTTTCATAGTATTATAACCTTTCTAAAAACTAAATTTTTGATTATCAAAATAATTTTATAAAGAAATAGGAACTGTAAAGTTCCATCTCTTTAATTATTTTTTAAATTTTCTAACTCTTTATATAATTCTTCAACTGCCTCAAAAATTCTTGGAGAACCTCTAAGAATTTTTGTAGAATCTACAATAAAAAGATTATTATTTTTTCCAGCAGTTGTTTCCTTAACTATTATATTACTATTTAAAATATCTTCAGGTTTAGAAATACTCATTGCTCCAGCTAAAAAATCTGGGTTTTGTTGTAATAAAAACTCAGGGGATATAATAGGTTTATCTCCAACTAAATTATCTGCTAGATTTTCAATTCCTAGAAGAGATAATATCTGTCCAGGAAGAGATTTAGAGTTAAAAGCCATCATAGGAGAAGTTGAATATAGCACTGTTCCTTTCATATTAAGTGGCTGAGCAGTAATTTTAGATTTTATATTATTTAATTTTTCAATAGATTTATTGTAAAGCAAATCAGCATTTTCTTCATTTCCAGTAAGCTTACCATAAAGTTTTATATTATTTAAAATATCATTAAAACTATTAGCTTCAACAACTATATAAGGAATGTTGAAAGGTTTTAATGTATCACCTAGTTTTGGAGATATAGCATTTATTAAAACTAAGTCAGGAGAGAAAGAAAGTATTTTTTCAACACTACTATTATTAATATGTCCTACATTTGGTAGTAATTTTACCTTCTCTTCAGGATAAATTTTACTTCTTGCTATAGTTCCAATAGCAGCAATATGGTTTTCAGCCCCAATTAAATATAGAGTTTCTATTACTGCAAGATCTAAAACAACTATTTTTTATACTCTTTAAGTTCAATCTTATTATTATAATTATCTATAACTTGATTATTTTCTACTTTTAGAGCAGAAAAAGATAGAGAGTATAGTATAAACATAAAAGAAAAAATTATTTTTTTCAATTTATTTTCCTCCTTTGAAGAAGTTTTTTAGTTTTTTAAGTCTTTCAATAACTTCATTTTTACTATAAGTTCTATTGTAGAAAATTCTTCCTCTTTCTGAGAAAGTTTGAATCCCTACACTGAGTCTATTTACTCCATATTTCATCATTACTTCTAATTTTTCTTCAGTAAGATTATGAAGAGTTGTTTCAAAAGTAAATTCATAGTTCTCTCCGAGTTTTACATTTCTTTGAATACTTTGAAGTATAATTTCAAGTTGTTTAGGTTTATAAACAGTAGGAGTTCCTCCACCAAAGAAAATAACATCAAAAGTACTTTCTTTAAAATATGTTGTTTGACCATATTTATCAAATTCACTAACTATATATTCAGCGTAGGAATCTAGGCTACCATCTAGTTGTTTTCTATTTAAATTACAAAATGAACATATTTTATCACAATATGGTGTATGTACATAGATAGCTTTTTTCTATCATCTGGTTTTATCTCAAGCACAGCTTCAAAACTTGATTTATCAGCTTTTTCACTAGGAACATATTTGCTAATAAGTCCAGTACTATCATGATGAGATTTATACCTTTTATCAAATAATAAATTGTTAATCATCTAAATCCTCCTCTAAAGTATACATATTTAATCAATTATTTATATTTAATTATATTTTTATATACAAAATAATTTCTGTATAAATATAATAATATTTTTTTGATTTAAAGTCAATAAAAAATAAATATTTTAAAATAATTTGATATTATAATTAAAATACGATATAAAATTTAGTAACAAAAACTAGGAGGGATATGATGAGAATATTAATTGCTTATTCAACACTAACAGGGAATACTAAAAAAGTTTGTGAGGCAGCAGCAAAAGCTTTCCCAGAGATAGAAGTAAAAGATATCAGTGAAGTAACAACTTTAGATTATGATTTAATAGTTGTAGGGACTTGGATAGATAAAGGGACTGCTGATACAAAGGCTCTTAAATTTATCGAAACAATAAAGAAAAAGAAAACAGCTTTCATATTTACATTAGGAGCTTATCCAGATTCACAACATGCTATAGATTGTATAGAGAGAATAAAAAAATTATTTGAATGTAATGAAAATGAAGTAGTAGGACACTATCACTGTCAAGGAGCTATTGATCCAAAACTTATAGAGATGATGAAAACATAATTTGGACCAGATCATCCTCATGGACCAAACCCTGAAAGAATAAAAAGATGGAAAGATGCAAGTAAGTATCCAGATGAAAATGATTTAGAAAATGCATATAATTATTTTAAGAATTTAATTATAAATTTATAGTTTCATAGAGAGAGAGGCAAAAATTGCTTCTCTTTTTTTTTATAAAAATAAAGTTAGATATAAAATATTTTTCAAAAAATATAAAAGCTGTCAGATTTTTATATGCACTGACAGCTTTTATATTAGTTGTTAATTAAGTAAATTAA
Above is a genomic segment from uncultured Fusobacterium sp. containing:
- a CDS encoding metal ABC transporter permease, which gives rise to MLEILNYSFITNALISALFIGPLLGIIGTLVVSKKMAFYSEAIGHAAMTGIAIGIILGENYSTPYFSTFGYSILFGILIIYTKTKTDIASDTLIGIFLAVSISIGASLLTYTAGTINPHIIENILFGSILTIEKVDIYILITITVLVFITLYPCYNKFLLISINPSIALARKINIKFYEYLFIILLSITTIGAIKIVGSILGEALLLIPTASAKNISHSMRAFIGYSILFSTLSCILGIILPAYLTLSIPSGAAVILSSTIIFIISIIIKKFNFNV
- a CDS encoding zinc ABC transporter substrate-binding protein gives rise to the protein MKKITILLFTILSFFSFAEEKIKIGVTLQPYYSFVANIVKDRAEIITPVRLDIYNSHNYSPTVEDMKKISSLDTIVINGLGHDSFIYKLLKMSGKNIPIIEANKNIKLMHTEGICTHEHNHDVHEEEHHLEHSHNEEVNSHTYISITESIEQIEYIADQLGKLDPKNREFYLKNAKEYTDRLAKLKKDALNEIKDIDISNFKVVTFYAGYDYLFKEFGKKVDIVIEPAHGVEPSIAHLQQIIKKLKVENIKVIFGEKQLKNKYMEILKKEAGTDIKELYHMTGGSYSAESFEEMISQDLNEIVSALKKEK
- a CDS encoding ABC transporter substrate-binding protein — its product is MVVLDLAVIETLYLIGAENHIAAIGTIARSKIYPEEKVKLLPNVGHINNSSVEKILSFSPDLVLINAISPKLGDTLKPFNIPYIVVEANSFNDILNNIKLYGKLTGNEENADLLYNKSIEKLNNIKSKITAQPLNMKGTVLYSTSPMMAFNSKSLPGQILSLLGIENLADNLVGDKPIISPEFLLQQNPDFLAGAMSISKPEDILNSNIIVKETTAGKNNNLFIVDSTKILRGSPRIFEAVEELYKELENLKNN
- a CDS encoding flavodoxin family protein, with protein sequence MRILIAYSTLTGNTKKVCEAAAKAFPEIEVKDISEVTTLDYDLIVVGTWIDKGTADTKALKFIETIKKKKTAFIFTLGAYPDSQHAIDCIERIKKLFECNENEVVGHYHCQGAIDPKLIEMMKT
- a CDS encoding TonB-dependent receptor, coding for MKKIILFYLIVSALSIADDVNIDLGDSVIRKNYSEREFFVAPREIKNTYVVTQEQIQEKNYKNVEDVLRDSPGVVVNNTAFGPRVDMRGSGEKSLSRVKILVDGVSINPTEETMASLPINSIPIETIKKIEVIPGGGATLYGSGSVGGVINIVTNSNVTKDNFFMDLKYASFDSRNFGFAGGKNINEKLYLNYGFNYINSEGYRKSEENENIIFLGGFDYKFNDRNKIRFQIRNSRENQNGTNQVSKKILEEDRTAPGLNLDLDTENSSYTFDYENRVSDNLTLASTLYYQEQTRKINTESIDDIKITASNRKYTFYQTKYNFYNVKSVMNAKFTEEKYGVKLKTNYEYEHGTLILGYDFYSSTNKRKSFVKSETLKTYSDGNSYINLNPKDRKPVINSVNINLTKESHGIYAFNKYELTDNLDFTSGIRGEYTSYSGNRKNGPNSMPFIAAKTQEIETDRNLTNYAGEIGALYKYRDTGNIFLRYERGFVTPFATQLTDKIHDNQLKNPDTGIITPPIVNVASIYVANNLNSEITDTIELGINDYIFNSLFSLSFFVTDTEDEITLIESGVTNPAIKRWKYRNIGKTRRMGLELQTEQYFDKLSLNQSLSLVNAKVLKGDSDININKNDKIPMVPEMKITLGAKYSLTDRLSLLANYTYISEKEVRELDDKDNIKKFTIDSYGTIDLSTLYQIDEYSNLKLGVKNLTSTKYNLRETSIEAFPAPERNYFIELNVKF
- a CDS encoding metal ABC transporter ATP-binding protein, whose protein sequence is MEKYELEIKNLNLSIGNNSILENINLKIKKGEIHCLIGPNGGGKSSLIKCILKELNFQGDITFQNNHKNIIGYLPQHINLNNSIPLTVNEFISINSQTSPCFLGFDFKKQRQVDNLLKKFKLYDKRNSIFTTLSGGERQRVLLLQSLLPTPNFLILDEPLTGMDKYGEDFFISLIKELKEQGITILWIEHNLYKVKKFADTVTCINKTNIACNLLDSNFFEKEISNIFCR